In Pseudomonadaceae bacterium SI-3, the sequence ACCCCTCCACTTGGATGCAGCGGTTGCCCATCGCCTTGCTTGCGGTGATCGGCATTTTGCTGGCTCGCTATCTGGCCGGTTACCAGCTGGGGCATACGGCCAATGCCTGGGACCCCTTCTTCGGTACGCAGCCCAACGGCACCGAAACCATCATCACCTCTGACATGTCCCGCGCCTGGCCGGTATCGGACGCCGGTGTCGGCGTCATGGCCTACATGATCGAGCTGCTGATGGCGGTGATGGGCGATGCACGACGCTGGCGAACCATGCCCTGGATGGTCGCCGCATTCGGCGTGGTGGTAGTGCCGCTAGGCGCGGTGAGTATCTTCTTCATCATTGCGCAGCCGATCTTCATCGACACCTGGTGCACCCTCTGCCTGATCCAGGCACTGGCCATGCTGGTGATGATGCCCTACGCCCTGGACGAGCTGGTGGCTATGGGGCAGTTCCTTAAGGACGCACGCCAGCGCGGCAAACCCTTCTGGAAAACCTTCTGGCAGGGCGATGCGATGGAGGGTGCGCGGGAGGACAACACACCCGAGTTCGACGGTAGCCTGTCGTCCATGACCCTGAAGGGGCTGCGCGGCGTGAACCTGCCGTGGGGCCTCGCGTTGCTTTGTATCCTCGGCGTCTGGCTGATGTGCACACGCCTGATCTTCGGTACCGAGGGTGCCATGGCCAACAGCGACCATCTGATGGGCTCGCTGTTGATCACCGTCTCGGTGCTGGCCTTCGCCGAAGTGGCACGCCCGCTGCGCTTTCTCAACCTGCCGATCGGCGCCTGGCTGATCGCCGCCCCTTCGTTCCTCGAGGGGGCCGGGTTCGCGGCAACCATCGGCAGCCTGATCGCCGGCGTGCTGGTGATCGGCCTGAGCCTGCCACGCGGACCGATCCGCCACCGCTATGCGGGCTGGAACGCGCTTCTGCGCTAACCCATCAAGACAGGAGCTTTTAGATGAGCGACCGCGAACAGACTGCCGTGATCTGTGGAGGCACCGCTGGCGTAGGCCGCGCAACCGCCCATGCGTTCGCGCGGGCGGGCTTTCGCGTGGCGGTGATCGCACGCGGTGAACAGGGCCTGTCCGACACGCGCAAAGAACTGGAAGCGAACGGGGCGAAGGTGCTGGCGATCTCCGCCGATGTCGCCGATGCCGAAGCCGTCGATCGCGCCGCCGAGCGGATCGAGGCGGAGCTGGGGCCAATCGAAATCTGGGTCAACGCCGCCATGGCGACAGTGTTCGGGCCGGTCAACAAACTCAGTGCTGCGGAGTTCAAACGCGTCACCGACGTCACCTACCTGGGGTTCGTGCATGGCACGCTGGCTGCGCTGCGCCACATGGAGACGCGCAACCGCGGCACCATCGTGCAGGTCGGATCGGCGCTGTCGTACCGCGCGATTCCGCTTCAATCGGCATACTGCGCAGCCAAGTTCGCGATCAGGGGCTTCACCGATTCGCTACGCTGCGAACTGATTCATACCAACAGCCGAATCCGCCTGACCATGGTCCAGCTTCCGGCGCACAACACGCCGCAGTTCGACTGGTCGCGCAACAAGATGAACAAGCGCCCCCAGCCGGTTCCCCCCATTCACACGCCTGAGGTGGCCGCGCGCGCCATCCTGCGCGCAGCCACCGATGCCCCGCGCGAGCTCTGGCTGGGGCGTGCTTCACTCCAGGCGATCATCGGCAACATGTTCATGCCCGGCCTGCTCGACCGGATGATGGCCAAACAGGCCTGGAGCGGCCAGATGACCGACGAGCCGGCCAGTGATGAACAACCCGACAACCTGTTCCAGCCGGTCGAAGGCCTGCATCGCATCGAAGGTCGGTTCGGCAAACAGATGAAAGACAAAGCCCTCGGGCTGAGCTCGGAAACCGTCGGAAAGCTGGCTGCAGGAGGCCTGGCGGTCACCGCAGTGATCGTGGTCGCGGTGGTGGCCGCCGTTGCCAGTTAGCGGCCGTCTTGTCTGTATGGCGAGCCCGAACGAGACGTGCGCCTTTCGCCGCCTCGACCGTCGCCAATCAGATCACAGTGCACCGCCCAAACGGCCGTTAACGATGCGAGGACAGCTCCTGCCGGGCCTGACGGACGACCGAGAAGCCTGCTGACAAGGCAAGCCCCGCCATGACCAATGCAACGATAAGGTCCGGCCAGGCAGAGCCAGTTCCGAAGACCCCTGCCGCGGCGATCATCACAGCGACGTTGCCAATCGCGTCGTTGCGGCTGCACAGCCAGACCGAGCGCATGTTCGAATCCCCTTCGCGGAAGGCGTAAAGCATCAGCGCGACGACGACGTTGGCAATCAGCGCCAGCGTGCCGATCACGCCCATGGTCAGCGGTTCCGGAACGACATCGGCGTATACCGACCACCCCGCACGGCCCAGCACGAACACCCCGAACGCCAGCATCGTCAGGCCTTTGACCATGGCAGCCCGTGAGCGCCAGACCAGCCCCATCGACAGCACCACCAGGGTGATGCCGTAGTTGGCAGCGTCGCCGGCGAAATCGATGGCATCGGCCAGCAGCGAAACCGAGCCGGAACGCAGCCCGCTGATGATCTCCACGACAAACATGATCAGGTTGATCGCCAGCGCGACCCAAAGGGCCTTGCGAAAACTCGGGTTGACCGCTGGGGTTGAACAACCGGAATCACAGCATCTCGACGACATGGAATGCCTCCTGAACTATATTCGGAGCCATTGCACACCCTGGAGCAACTCCAGGGTCAAGATCCATTTTGTCATCAGTCCATCACCAGGGGGCCATGATGCGCATAGGCGAGCTAAGCACAGCGGCAAACGTCGATGTCGAAACCATTCGCTATTACGAAAAGATCGGCTTGATGCCCGCCCCGGAGCGCGGTTCCAACGGCTACCGATCCTATTCCTCCAGGCAGCTGGCGCAACTGACGTTCATCCGCCACTGCCGCGCACTGGATATTGGGCTGGCTGATATTCGCCGGCTGCTTGAATTCTCCAATCACCCGGACGCCAGCTGCGGCGACATCAACCACCTGATCGACGAGCAGCTCGAACGCGTCCGTACGCGACTGGAAAACCTCCATGCCCTGGAGCGTCAGTTACAGGAACTACGCAGCTGCTGCACCGGCAATCGCGCCATGCATGGCTGCGGCATCCTCAACGAGCTGACCAGTACGCCAGCGGCTATCAAGGCCGGCACCACGCAGCCGTAGCAGTCGACCTGACAATCGCCGGTCAACACTTGGCGTCGCGCCCGGCTCCGCTAACGCGTGGCTTGGCATGTGGCTGACGTTAACCGCTGGTGACTGATATTGCAGGTGCTTGGCGCAACGCAGCGGCAGCGATAATCTTCCTCTCTTTTTGCCTCGAGCCTTTCCGATGCCCTTGTTCGATATGCTGCTATTGATCGCTGCCGGATTTGCCGCGGGAGGCATGAACGCACTCGCAGGCGGCGGTACCTTCTTTTCGTTTCCAGCGTTGCTTGCCACGGGCTTGCCGCCAGTGACCGCCAACGCGACCAACGCGGTTGCGCTCTGGCCCGCCAGCCTCGCCGGCGCCTGGGCCGCACGTTCGGCGTTACGCCCCCTTGGCCGCTACCTGATCCCCCTGCTACTGGCAGGCTTGATTGGTGGTTTGCTCGGCGGCCTTTTGCTGCTGGCCAGCGGCGATGACGTCTTCAGCCTGCTCATTCCCTGGCTGCTGTTGCTCGCCACCGCGCTGTTCGCCGCCAGTCCCTGGTTGAGTCGCTGGCTCGCGGCGCGCCGCAAGGACAATAACGCGGTGCCGCCTCATGCCCCGACATCGCTGGCCGCTCACGCGCTGGTCTCGATCTACGGCGGCTATTTCGGGGCCGGCATGGGCATCCTGCAGCTGGCGGCGTTTTCCATCGAAGGCCATCAGCTGGTCCGCGCCAATGCGCTGAAAAACCTGATCTCGGCGGTGATCTACAGCGTCGCCACAGCGACCTTCGTCATCGCCGGACGGGTGAGCGGCTACGAGCTGGCGATCCTGCTGGTGGGCACCACATTTGGCGGCTACGCTGGCGGCGCGCTGAGCAAGAAACTGCCCGCGACCTGGTTGCGTCTGTTCGTGATCCTGGTGGGCAGCAGCATGACCCTTTACTACTTCCAGGCCATGTACTGGCCGTCACCGGCAGGCCTCTAGCCCGCTCGGCTTATGGCGTATGCCGGCCAGCTCTGCTAGTGTCGCGCCCGTTTCAGAGCAGCCGCAGAGAACAGGTTCCGCCATGGCCCGCAAGAAAGTCGCCCTCGATTTCGAACAATCCCTCGCCGAGTTGCAGCAGCTGGTCGAGCGTCTGGAAAGCGGCGAGCTGTCGCTGGAAGACTCGCTGACCTGCTTTGAGCAGGGCATCGGTCTGACCCGTGACTGCCAGGCAGCACTGAGCCAGGCCGAACAGAAAGTGCAGATCCTTCTGGAGCGTGACGGCAAGTTGCAGGAAGCGCCATTCGAGGCGGATTCCGAAGCATGATCGGCGACTACCAGAAACGCTGCCAGCAACGCGTCGACAACTGCCTCGACACGCTCTTCTCCCCACCTCGTCCGCAACTCGACCGTCTTTACCAGGCCATGCGCTACAGCGTGATGAACGGAGGCAAGCGCGTCCGTCCCCTGCTGGTCTACGCCGCCTGCGAAGCGCTCGAAGGTGACGTTGCCCTGGCCGATGGCGCAGCCTGTGCCGTCGAACTGATTCATGCCTATTCGCTGGTGCACGATGATCTGCCAGCCATGGACGACGATGACCTGCGCCGTGGCCAACCCACCACCCACAAGGCATTCGACGAAGCCTGCGCGATTCTCGCCGGCGATGGCCTGCAGAGCCTCGCGTTTGAAGCCCTTGCGTGCGACCCGCTCAACCCATCCGACCCACCCCTGCGCCTGGACATGCTGGCCAGCCTGGCACGTGCCGCAGGCCCGGCCGGCATGGTCGGCGGCCAGGCGATCGACCTGGGATCGGTGGGACTGAAGCTCGACCGCAACGCTCTGGAGTTGATGCACCGTCACAAGACCGGCGCGCTGATCGAAGTCAGCGTACGTCTCGGCGCCCTCGCCAGTGGCCGTTCCGATGAGCAGAAACTGGCAGCATTGCAGCAGTACGCTCAAGCGGTGGGCCTGGCGTTCCAGGTACAAGACGACATCCTCGATGTGGAAAGCGACACCGCTACGCTGGGCAAACACCAGGGTGCCGATATCGCGCGTGACAAGCCCACCTACCCGTCGCTGCTCGGCATGGACAGCGCCAAGGCCTATGCGCTGGAGCTGCGTGACCTGGCGCTCGAGGCCGTCGCCCCGTTCGGGCCCAGCGCCGAGCCGCTGCGCCAGCTGGCCTGCTTCATCGTGGAACGCCGCAGTTGACCGGCGAACCGCCACTGCTCGGCGCTGCGTCTGTTCGGCATAACGGCGACCGTTGATGCTTGAGACGTTCTTATCGTTGTAACCATCGGGTAAACTGCGGCTCTTTTTTCAGCCAAAATGATTCGCCCGATGCCCAAGACGTTTCATGAGATTCCTCGGGTCCGCCCTGCGACGCCCGTTCTAGATCGCGCGGCCACGCCCGAGCAGCTGCGCCGGCTAGGCGAAGCGGAACTCGAAGAACTCGCCAACGAGCTGCGTCAGGACCTCCTCTACAGCGTAGGCCGGACCGGCGGGCACTTCGGTGCTGGCCTTGGCGTGATCGAGCTGACCATCGCCCTGCATTACGTCTATGACACCCCGAAAGACCGCCTGGTCTGGGATGTCGGTCATCAGGCCTATCCGCACAAAATTCTCACCGGGCGCCGCGAGCGCATGGAAAGCCTGCGCCAGAAGGACGGCCTCGCCGCCTTCCCACGCCGTAGCGAGAGCGAGTACGACACCTTCGGCGTCGGCCACTCCAGTACCTCGATCAGCGCCGCACTGGGCATGGCCATCGCCGCCCGCACGCAGGGCAAGAAGCGCAAGTCCATCGCGGTCATCGGCGACGGCGCGCTCACGGCAGGGATGGCCTTCGAGGCGCTGAACCATGCGCCGGAAGTCGGTGCGGACATGCTCGTGGTGCTCAACGACAACGACATGTCGATCTCGCGCAACGTTGGCGGACTGTCCAACTACCTGGCCAAGATTCTCTCCAGCCGCACCTATTCGAGCATGCGCGAAGGCAGCAAAAAGGTCCTCTCGCGCCTGCCCGGCGCCTGGGAAATCGCCCGCCGCACCGAGGAGTACGCCAAGGGCATGCTGGTCCCGGGCACGCTGTTCGAAGAACTCGGCTGGAACTACATCGGCCCGATCGACGGCCATGATCTGCCGACGCTGATCGGCACCCTGCGCAACATGCGCGACCTCTCCGGCCCGCAGTTTCTGCATGTAGTCACCAAAAAGGGCAAAGGCTTCGCCCCGGCGGAAGTCGACCCGATCACCTGGCACGCGATCAGCAAGCTCGACCCCATCGGCGGCCCGGTCAAGCCGAAGAAACCCAGCGGCCCGAAGTATTCCAACGTGTTCGGCCAATGGCTGTGCGATATGGCTGCGGCAGACCCACGCCTGATGGGCATCACCCCGGCCA encodes:
- a CDS encoding cation transporter encodes the protein MSSRCCDSGCSTPAVNPSFRKALWVALAINLIMFVVEIISGLRSGSVSLLADAIDFAGDAANYGITLVVLSMGLVWRSRAAMVKGLTMLAFGVFVLGRAGWSVYADVVPEPLTMGVIGTLALIANVVVALMLYAFREGDSNMRSVWLCSRNDAIGNVAVMIAAAGVFGTGSAWPDLIVALVMAGLALSAGFSVVRQARQELSSHR
- a CDS encoding dTDP-glucose 4,6-dehydratase; translation: MGMDAHMQMMERRHLATLWCHFVNVLLGFWVLSAPFIFGYLNIAPTDLDLPRLATERELPDVATRALLMTWSDVVSGALIVLFSVLSLKRIAWAQWANTAMGLWLMFAPLLFWSPSPASYGNALLVGGLVIAFSTLVPMMPGMSMSGMMQKAAVPPGWDYNPSTWMQRLPIALLAVIGILLARYLAGYQLGHTANAWDPFFGTQPNGTETIITSDMSRAWPVSDAGVGVMAYMIELLMAVMGDARRWRTMPWMVAAFGVVVVPLGAVSIFFIIAQPIFIDTWCTLCLIQALAMLVMMPYALDELVAMGQFLKDARQRGKPFWKTFWQGDAMEGAREDNTPEFDGSLSSMTLKGLRGVNLPWGLALLCILGVWLMCTRLIFGTEGAMANSDHLMGSLLITVSVLAFAEVARPLRFLNLPIGAWLIAAPSFLEGAGFAATIGSLIAGVLVIGLSLPRGPIRHRYAGWNALLR
- a CDS encoding geranyl transferase, which gives rise to MIGDYQKRCQQRVDNCLDTLFSPPRPQLDRLYQAMRYSVMNGGKRVRPLLVYAACEALEGDVALADGAACAVELIHAYSLVHDDLPAMDDDDLRRGQPTTHKAFDEACAILAGDGLQSLAFEALACDPLNPSDPPLRLDMLASLARAAGPAGMVGGQAIDLGSVGLKLDRNALELMHRHKTGALIEVSVRLGALASGRSDEQKLAALQQYAQAVGLAFQVQDDILDVESDTATLGKHQGADIARDKPTYPSLLGMDSAKAYALELRDLALEAVAPFGPSAEPLRQLACFIVERRS
- the cadR gene encoding Cd(II)/Pb(II)-responsive transcriptional regulator, translated to MRIGELSTAANVDVETIRYYEKIGLMPAPERGSNGYRSYSSRQLAQLTFIRHCRALDIGLADIRRLLEFSNHPDASCGDINHLIDEQLERVRTRLENLHALERQLQELRSCCTGNRAMHGCGILNELTSTPAAIKAGTTQP
- a CDS encoding exodeoxyribonuclease VII small subunit produces the protein MARKKVALDFEQSLAELQQLVERLESGELSLEDSLTCFEQGIGLTRDCQAALSQAEQKVQILLERDGKLQEAPFEADSEA
- a CDS encoding 1-deoxy-D-xylulose-5-phosphate synthase produces the protein MPKTFHEIPRVRPATPVLDRAATPEQLRRLGEAELEELANELRQDLLYSVGRTGGHFGAGLGVIELTIALHYVYDTPKDRLVWDVGHQAYPHKILTGRRERMESLRQKDGLAAFPRRSESEYDTFGVGHSSTSISAALGMAIAARTQGKKRKSIAVIGDGALTAGMAFEALNHAPEVGADMLVVLNDNDMSISRNVGGLSNYLAKILSSRTYSSMREGSKKVLSRLPGAWEIARRTEEYAKGMLVPGTLFEELGWNYIGPIDGHDLPTLIGTLRNMRDLSGPQFLHVVTKKGKGFAPAEVDPITWHAISKLDPIGGPVKPKKPSGPKYSNVFGQWLCDMAAADPRLMGITPAMKEGSDLVDFSERYPDRYFDVAIAEQHAVTLAAGMACEGAKPVVAIYSTFLQRAYDQLIHDVAVQNLDVLFAIDRAGLVGEDGPTHAGSFDLAYLRCIPGMLVMTPSDENEMRRMLTTGYHFEGPAAVRYPRGTGPNAMIEPGLEPLEIGKGVVRREGKQVALLVFGVQLPDAMQVAETLNATVVDMRFVKPLDEALVRQIADSHELLVTIEENSIMGGAGSAVGEFLAAQNLSTPLLQLGLPDYYVEHAKPSEMIRECGLDAAGIEAAVKARLGRLHTQP
- a CDS encoding short-chain dehydrogenase, whose protein sequence is MSDREQTAVICGGTAGVGRATAHAFARAGFRVAVIARGEQGLSDTRKELEANGAKVLAISADVADAEAVDRAAERIEAELGPIEIWVNAAMATVFGPVNKLSAAEFKRVTDVTYLGFVHGTLAALRHMETRNRGTIVQVGSALSYRAIPLQSAYCAAKFAIRGFTDSLRCELIHTNSRIRLTMVQLPAHNTPQFDWSRNKMNKRPQPVPPIHTPEVAARAILRAATDAPRELWLGRASLQAIIGNMFMPGLLDRMMAKQAWSGQMTDEPASDEQPDNLFQPVEGLHRIEGRFGKQMKDKALGLSSETVGKLAAGGLAVTAVIVVAVVAAVAS
- a CDS encoding permease, whose product is MPLFDMLLLIAAGFAAGGMNALAGGGTFFSFPALLATGLPPVTANATNAVALWPASLAGAWAARSALRPLGRYLIPLLLAGLIGGLLGGLLLLASGDDVFSLLIPWLLLLATALFAASPWLSRWLAARRKDNNAVPPHAPTSLAAHALVSIYGGYFGAGMGILQLAAFSIEGHQLVRANALKNLISAVIYSVATATFVIAGRVSGYELAILLVGTTFGGYAGGALSKKLPATWLRLFVILVGSSMTLYYFQAMYWPSPAGL